A part of Streptomyces sp. NBC_01497 genomic DNA contains:
- a CDS encoding diacylglycerol/lipid kinase family protein, whose translation MRALLVVNPAATTTSARTRDVLIHALASEMKLEAVTTEYRGHARDLGRRAAESDDIELVVALGGDGTVNEVVNGLLHAGPDPTRLPRLAVVPGGSTNVFARALGLPNDAVEATGAILDALRDGSERTVGLGLASGTAGTAGTDDEAVPSRWFTFCAGFGFVGGVVGRVEQARERGKRSTHALYLRQVVRQFLGDPHRGHGTLTLERPGEDPVNGLVLSMVCNTAPWTYLGSRGVYGVPGSSFDSALDVLGLTKLSLPAATRYATQLLGSTPDKGLHGKHAVTLHDLTDFTLHSKVPLPLQMDGDHLGLRTSVTFTGVRRALRVIV comes from the coding sequence ATGCGCGCACTTCTCGTGGTCAACCCGGCGGCCACCACCACCAGTGCCCGCACCCGTGACGTCCTCATCCACGCGCTCGCCAGCGAGATGAAGCTGGAGGCCGTGACGACCGAGTACCGCGGGCACGCGCGCGATCTGGGCCGCAGAGCAGCCGAGTCCGACGACATCGAGCTGGTGGTCGCCCTCGGTGGCGACGGGACGGTCAACGAGGTGGTGAACGGGCTGCTGCACGCCGGCCCCGATCCCACCCGGCTGCCCCGGCTCGCGGTGGTCCCCGGCGGTTCCACCAATGTCTTCGCCCGCGCTCTGGGTCTGCCCAACGACGCGGTCGAGGCGACGGGCGCCATTCTGGACGCGCTGCGTGACGGAAGCGAACGCACCGTGGGTCTCGGTCTGGCGTCCGGCACCGCGGGCACCGCGGGCACCGACGACGAGGCCGTACCGTCCCGGTGGTTCACGTTCTGTGCGGGCTTCGGTTTTGTCGGCGGCGTGGTGGGGCGGGTCGAACAGGCGCGTGAGCGCGGGAAACGCTCCACGCACGCCCTCTATCTGCGCCAGGTCGTACGGCAGTTCCTCGGCGATCCGCACCGTGGACACGGAACCCTCACACTCGAACGGCCGGGCGAGGATCCGGTCAACGGCCTTGTTCTGTCGATGGTCTGCAACACCGCTCCCTGGACCTATCTGGGCAGCCGCGGTGTGTACGGGGTGCCGGGTTCGTCCTTCGACAGTGCCCTCGACGTGCTCGGACTCACCAAACTGTCGCTGCCCGCGGCCACCCGTTACGCGACGCAACTGCTCGGATCCACCCCGGACAAGGGCCTTCACGGGAAGCACGCGGTCACGTTGCACGACCTCACGGACTTCACCTTGCATTCGAAGGTCCCACTGCCCCTTCAGATGGACGGCGACCATCTGGGACTGCGTACGAGCGTGACGTTCACAGGCGTACGCCGTGCACTGCGTGTGATTGTGTGA
- a CDS encoding WhiB family transcriptional regulator — MDWRHNAVCREEDPELFFPIGNTGPALLQIEEAKAVCRRCPVMEQCLQWALESGQDSGVWGGLSEDERRAMKRRAARNRARNASA, encoded by the coding sequence ATGGACTGGCGTCACAACGCCGTTTGCCGCGAGGAAGACCCCGAGCTGTTCTTCCCCATCGGCAACACCGGTCCCGCGCTGCTGCAGATCGAGGAAGCCAAGGCCGTCTGCCGTCGCTGCCCCGTCATGGAGCAGTGCCTGCAGTGGGCGCTCGAGTCCGGTCAGGACTCCGGCGTCTGGGGTGGCCTCAGCGAGGACGAGCGCCGCGCGATGAAGCGCCGTGCCGCTCGCAACCGGGCGCGCAACGCGAGCGCCTGA
- a CDS encoding sensor histidine kinase: MNDLVRQHAALDESDLEWLHLLVSEWQLLSDLSFADLVLWIPTRDGSRYVSVAQMRPNTGPTSYQDDMVGHLVPRGRRPLLDAALDGGRIVREGDPEWREEVPVRVESIPVRRDGRVLGVIARNTNLLTVRTPSRLELTYLQSASDLAQMIAAGSFPFPGEQTDMDASPRVGDGLIRLDADGIVQYASPNALSAYHRLGLASDLVGQHLGQTTDELAPARGPVDEALVKLASGYAPRQTEVESGVGVIQLRAIPLKPKGDRIGSLVLLRDVTELRRRERELMTKDATIREIHHRVKNNLQTVAALLRLQARRIDSAHGREALNEAVRRVGSIAIVHETLSQNLDERVEFDEIADRVLAMVGELSPAVRCRRSGRFGILDADVATPLAMVLTEVLQNALEHAFGPGEQGRVEVTALRGEGPAGAGRGGARQGERSEGRLLITVQDDGRGLPAGFDPKRAGNLGLQIVRTLVEGELGGSFDMLRAPEGGTQVVLDIPVESPE; encoded by the coding sequence CTCCGAGTGGCAGCTGCTGTCCGACCTGTCCTTCGCCGACCTGGTGCTGTGGATTCCCACCCGCGACGGCTCGCGCTACGTCTCCGTCGCCCAGATGCGCCCCAACACCGGCCCCACCTCCTACCAGGACGACATGGTCGGCCACCTGGTCCCGAGGGGCCGCAGGCCGCTCCTCGACGCTGCCCTGGACGGGGGCAGGATCGTGCGCGAGGGCGACCCCGAGTGGCGTGAGGAGGTGCCCGTACGGGTCGAGTCGATCCCGGTGCGCCGGGACGGCCGGGTACTCGGTGTGATCGCGCGCAACACCAACCTGCTGACCGTGCGCACGCCGAGCCGGCTGGAGCTGACCTATCTGCAGTCCGCGTCCGACCTCGCGCAGATGATCGCTGCCGGATCGTTTCCCTTCCCCGGCGAGCAGACCGACATGGACGCCTCGCCGCGCGTCGGCGACGGCCTGATCCGGCTGGACGCCGACGGCATCGTTCAGTACGCGAGCCCGAACGCGCTCTCCGCGTACCACCGGTTGGGACTCGCGTCCGACCTGGTGGGACAGCATCTCGGGCAGACCACCGACGAACTCGCGCCCGCGCGCGGCCCGGTGGACGAGGCGCTGGTCAAGCTCGCCAGCGGCTACGCGCCCCGGCAGACCGAGGTGGAGAGCGGCGTCGGCGTGATCCAGCTGCGCGCCATCCCGCTCAAGCCCAAGGGCGACCGGATCGGCTCCCTGGTGCTGCTGCGGGACGTGACGGAACTCCGGCGGCGCGAGCGCGAATTGATGACCAAGGACGCCACGATCCGGGAGATCCACCACCGGGTGAAGAACAACCTCCAGACGGTGGCGGCCCTGCTGAGGCTGCAGGCGCGGCGGATCGACTCCGCGCACGGCAGGGAGGCGCTCAACGAGGCCGTACGGCGCGTCGGTTCGATCGCCATCGTGCATGAGACGCTGTCCCAGAATCTGGACGAACGGGTCGAGTTCGACGAGATCGCCGACCGCGTCCTCGCCATGGTGGGCGAACTGTCCCCGGCGGTGCGCTGCCGAAGGTCGGGAAGGTTCGGCATTCTCGACGCGGATGTCGCCACTCCGCTGGCCATGGTGCTGACCGAGGTGCTCCAGAACGCGCTTGAGCACGCGTTCGGTCCGGGGGAGCAGGGCAGGGTCGAGGTCACCGCCCTGCGCGGTGAAGGCCCGGCCGGCGCGGGACGCGGCGGTGCCCGGCAGGGGGAGCGGTCCGAGGGGCGGCTGCTGATCACCGTTCAGGACGACGGACGGGGCCTGCCTGCGGGTTTCGATCCCAAACGGGCGGGAAACCTCGGCCTGCAGATCGTACGGACCCTGGTCGAAGGGGAGTTGGGCGGCAGTTTCGACATGCTGCGGGCGCCCGAGGGCGGTACCCAGGTGGTGCTCGACATACCGGTCGAGTCGCCGGAGTGA